A single Candidatus Limnocylindrales bacterium DNA region contains:
- a CDS encoding OmpA family protein — MKEHDARRDAARADGAADGRRRSASAVRHGDGAWRAAWGAGWAAVVVLVIAGCASGPPTAREHGMATGAILGATSGAIIGQAAGGTAEGALIGGAVGAIAGGAIGDQHDAYHRRNAPLHEDVARRDAEIARNRALIAELRGRSVAVSSDARGVVVTLPDVFFAFDSDRLTPDAVVAIADIGEVLRGPHASGRRIAVEGHTDAVGTRQYNQWLSERRAWAVADELAARGVDRRRLAVRGFGEAFPVEPNVLPDGFDNPRGRARNRRVEVIVLNPPLG, encoded by the coding sequence ATGAAAGAGCACGATGCGCGGCGCGACGCAGCGCGTGCCGACGGCGCCGCTGACGGCCGGCGCAGGTCCGCCTCCGCCGTCCGGCATGGCGACGGCGCCTGGCGGGCTGCATGGGGCGCAGGGTGGGCAGCCGTCGTGGTCCTCGTCATCGCGGGGTGCGCTTCGGGTCCTCCCACGGCACGCGAGCACGGCATGGCCACGGGCGCGATCCTCGGTGCCACGAGCGGCGCCATCATCGGCCAGGCTGCCGGCGGCACGGCCGAAGGAGCGTTGATCGGTGGGGCGGTCGGCGCCATCGCCGGCGGCGCCATCGGCGATCAGCACGACGCCTACCACCGGCGCAACGCCCCGCTGCACGAGGACGTTGCGCGCCGCGACGCCGAGATCGCCCGCAACCGCGCGCTCATCGCCGAGCTGAGGGGCCGCAGCGTCGCCGTCTCGTCCGATGCTCGCGGCGTGGTCGTCACGCTCCCCGACGTCTTCTTCGCATTCGACAGCGACCGCCTGACGCCCGACGCGGTCGTGGCCATCGCGGACATCGGCGAGGTTCTGCGCGGACCGCATGCATCGGGGCGCCGCATTGCCGTCGAAGGCCACACCGATGCCGTCGGCACGCGCCAATACAACCAGTGGCTGTCGGAGCGCCGTGCATGGGCGGTGGCGGATGAGCTGGCGGCGCGCGGCGTCGACCGCCGGCGGCTGGCCGTACGCGGGTTCGGCGAAGCGTTCCCGGTGGAGCCGAACGTGCTTCCCGACGGCTTCGACAACCCCCGCGGACGTGCACGAAACCGGCGTGTGGAAGTGATCGTTCTCAACCCGCCGCTGGGCTGA
- a CDS encoding TerB family tellurite resistance protein: MIFSPNLGCLLMLLLLALVGGTPLLVGLARVAVFFTLFLVAAGTIGTWWLRRRALGMYARQAPGQRLFVETLVELLVKLAEVDGPLDRREVTAIRHFFQHDLGYRAERLLWVRDLVKESRRSTLTVAALCERLLTNYDLQARMIVLDVLTRVAVADGKMGPAEGRFLDEVANRLGLGPFVNSFGWARAGSDQHQQQQSRGPRQQGSVSINQALATLGLDRGASADDIKQAWRRLSKENHPDRVTHLGEEFRRVAETRMRAINAAYDTLKNAGLVP, translated from the coding sequence TTGATCTTCAGCCCCAATCTCGGCTGCCTGCTCATGCTCCTGCTGCTGGCGCTCGTCGGCGGCACGCCGCTTCTGGTGGGCCTGGCGCGCGTCGCCGTCTTCTTCACCCTGTTTCTGGTCGCGGCGGGCACGATCGGCACCTGGTGGCTGCGCCGCCGTGCGCTCGGCATGTACGCCCGGCAGGCGCCGGGCCAGCGCCTGTTCGTCGAGACGCTGGTGGAGCTGCTGGTCAAGCTCGCGGAGGTCGACGGCCCGCTCGATCGCCGCGAGGTCACCGCCATCCGCCACTTCTTCCAGCACGATCTCGGCTACCGCGCCGAGCGCCTGCTGTGGGTGCGCGATCTCGTCAAGGAATCGCGGCGATCGACGCTGACCGTGGCCGCGCTGTGCGAGCGGCTGCTGACCAACTACGACCTGCAGGCCCGCATGATCGTGCTCGATGTCCTGACGCGCGTCGCCGTGGCCGACGGCAAGATGGGGCCGGCCGAAGGCCGCTTTCTCGACGAAGTCGCCAATCGCCTGGGCCTGGGCCCGTTCGTCAACAGCTTCGGTTGGGCGCGCGCCGGCAGCGACCAGCACCAGCAGCAGCAGAGCCGGGGGCCGCGGCAGCAGGGCTCCGTATCGATCAACCAGGCCCTGGCCACCCTGGGCCTGGACCGCGGCGCCAGCGCCGACGACATCAAGCAGGCCTGGCGACGGCTCTCCAAGGAGAACCATCCCGACCGCGTCACGCATCTCGGCGAGGAGTTCCGGCGCGTGGCCGAGACACGAATGCGGGCGATCAACGCGGCCTACGACACGCTGAAGAATGCCGGCCTCGTTCCCTGA
- the glnA gene encoding type I glutamate--ammonia ligase, protein MTPKEALKFAKENNAEVVDFKFCDLLGTWQHFSTPISELEESIFEEGLGFDGSSIRGWKAINASDMLVVADPKTAVMDPFMERPTLSLICDIEDPITRERYDRDPRNIARKGVEFLRSTGIADVAYFGPEPEFFIFDSARFETRQNMGYYEVDSIEGAWNSADDGGQNLGYKIRYKEGYFPVAPTDHFQDIRTEMCQVMEQVGIRVERQHHEVATAGQAEIDMRFQPLVEMGDWLMWYKYIVKNVARRHGRTATFMPKPLFLDNGSGMHVHQSLWKDGKPLFAGDKYGGMSQMALHYIAGVLQHASAICALTNPTMNSYHRLVPGFEAPVNLAYSSRNRSAAIRIPMYSPSPKAKRIEVRFPDPSTNGYLAFTAMMMAGLDGIERKLDPGQPLDKDIYSLSKAELHDVPSVPGSLADACDALERDHAFLLKGDVFSEDFISTWVEFKRSREIDAIRLRPHPHEFELYYDC, encoded by the coding sequence ATGACACCAAAGGAAGCCCTGAAGTTCGCCAAGGAAAACAATGCCGAGGTGGTGGACTTCAAGTTTTGTGACCTTCTCGGAACCTGGCAGCACTTCAGCACGCCGATCAGCGAGCTCGAAGAGTCGATCTTCGAGGAGGGGCTGGGATTCGACGGCAGCTCGATCCGTGGATGGAAGGCGATCAATGCCTCCGACATGCTCGTGGTGGCCGACCCCAAGACCGCCGTCATGGATCCGTTCATGGAGCGGCCCACGCTGTCGCTGATCTGCGACATTGAGGATCCGATCACTCGCGAGCGTTATGACCGCGACCCGCGCAACATCGCGCGCAAGGGCGTCGAGTTCCTGCGCTCCACCGGCATTGCGGACGTGGCGTACTTCGGGCCGGAGCCCGAGTTCTTCATCTTCGACTCGGCCCGCTTCGAGACGCGCCAGAACATGGGCTACTACGAGGTCGATTCGATCGAAGGCGCGTGGAACAGCGCCGACGACGGCGGACAGAACCTCGGCTACAAGATCCGCTACAAGGAAGGCTACTTCCCCGTGGCGCCGACCGACCATTTCCAGGACATCCGTACCGAGATGTGCCAGGTGATGGAGCAGGTCGGCATCCGCGTCGAGCGCCAGCACCACGAGGTCGCCACCGCCGGTCAGGCCGAGATCGACATGCGCTTCCAGCCGCTCGTCGAGATGGGCGACTGGCTGATGTGGTACAAGTACATCGTCAAGAACGTGGCGCGCCGCCACGGCCGCACCGCCACGTTCATGCCCAAGCCCCTGTTCCTCGACAACGGATCGGGCATGCACGTGCACCAGTCGCTGTGGAAGGACGGCAAGCCGCTCTTCGCCGGCGACAAGTACGGCGGCATGTCGCAGATGGCGCTGCACTACATCGCCGGCGTGCTGCAGCACGCCTCGGCGATCTGCGCGCTGACCAACCCGACGATGAACTCGTATCACCGCCTGGTGCCGGGCTTCGAGGCGCCGGTGAACCTGGCCTACTCGAGCCGCAACCGCTCGGCCGCGATCCGCATCCCGATGTACTCGCCTTCTCCGAAGGCCAAGCGCATCGAGGTCCGCTTCCCCGACCCGAGCACCAACGGCTACCTCGCGTTCACGGCGATGATGATGGCCGGCCTCGACGGCATCGAGCGCAAGCTGGATCCGGGCCAGCCGCTGGACAAGGACATCTACTCGCTGTCGAAGGCCGAGCTCCACGACGTGCCCAGCGTTCCCGGCAGTCTGGCCGATGCGTGCGACGCGCTGGAAAGAGACCATGCCTTCCTGCTCAAGGGCGACGTGTTCAGCGAGGACTTCATCTCGACGTGGGTGGAGTTCAAGCGCTCGCGCGAAATCGATGCGATCCGGCTGCGTCCGCATCCGCACGAGTTCGAGCTGTACTACGACTGCTGA
- a CDS encoding nitroreductase family deazaflavin-dependent oxidoreductase gives MPDFSLFGDEHVRQYEATDGKVGHDWNGTSCLILRTKGRKSGEVRKFPLCYGRDGNDYVVVASKGGYPDHPGWYKNLLAHPDVEIQVFDRVIPVTARTGSAEDKKRVWPQMVRMWPDYDNYQANTTRDIPVVLLSPR, from the coding sequence ATGCCAGACTTCAGTCTTTTCGGCGATGAGCATGTTCGACAGTACGAGGCGACGGACGGCAAGGTCGGCCATGACTGGAACGGCACCAGCTGCCTGATCCTTCGCACCAAGGGCCGCAAGAGCGGCGAGGTCCGCAAGTTCCCGCTCTGCTATGGCCGCGACGGCAACGATTACGTCGTCGTGGCTTCCAAGGGCGGCTATCCCGATCATCCTGGCTGGTACAAGAACCTGCTGGCGCATCCCGACGTGGAGATCCAGGTCTTCGACCGGGTCATCCCGGTGACCGCCCGCACCGGCAGCGCCGAAGACAAGAAGCGAGTTTGGCCGCAGATGGTGCGAATGTGGCCCGACTACGACAACTACCAGGCCAACACCACGCGCGACATTCCGGTGGTGCTGCTTTCCCCGCGCTAG
- a CDS encoding PaaI family thioesterase encodes MKAADAVAAIPYARYLDIRLETSGEGLICVMPFCADIVGNVVLPAIHGGVVGAFLELTALLHLVELAGEERVARPINFSIDYLRSAGPRDTRGRAEIVKHGRRIANVRVVAWQDDPARPVATGVGNFLL; translated from the coding sequence GTGAAAGCTGCCGATGCGGTCGCTGCCATCCCTTACGCCCGCTATCTCGACATTCGCCTCGAGACGTCCGGCGAGGGACTGATCTGCGTGATGCCGTTCTGCGCCGACATCGTCGGCAACGTCGTCCTTCCCGCCATCCACGGTGGTGTCGTCGGTGCGTTTCTCGAGCTCACGGCGCTGCTCCACCTGGTCGAGCTGGCAGGGGAGGAACGGGTGGCACGGCCCATCAACTTCAGCATCGACTACCTGCGCTCGGCCGGGCCCAGAGACACGCGCGGCCGCGCGGAGATCGTCAAGCACGGCCGGCGCATCGCCAACGTCCGCGTCGTGGCCTGGCAGGACGATCCCGCCAGGCCGGTGGCCACGGGCGTCGGAAACTTCCTGCTCTGA
- a CDS encoding PaaI family thioesterase, whose translation MSDSGRIFAMQALFGQGRDELVAHVPQAVRLGMRVHEIGPCFAILRLPWREELVGDPVRRVVFGGVITTMLDQASGIAVQCSLPEFKTIATLDLRIDYLRAAQPGAELTARAECYKLTSNVAFVRGTAWDADEKDPFASMLATFMLVGPLHPDAWQKAIVRGKEALEAGRS comes from the coding sequence GTGTCCGATTCCGGCCGAATCTTCGCGATGCAGGCTCTGTTCGGGCAGGGGCGGGACGAGCTCGTGGCTCACGTTCCGCAGGCCGTCCGGCTCGGCATGCGCGTGCACGAGATCGGTCCCTGCTTCGCGATCCTTCGTCTGCCGTGGCGCGAGGAGCTAGTGGGCGATCCCGTGCGCCGCGTCGTCTTCGGCGGCGTCATCACGACGATGCTGGACCAGGCCAGCGGCATCGCGGTGCAGTGCTCGCTTCCGGAGTTCAAGACCATCGCCACCCTGGACCTTCGCATCGACTATCTGCGCGCGGCCCAGCCCGGAGCCGAGCTGACGGCGCGCGCCGAGTGCTACAAGCTGACGAGCAACGTCGCGTTCGTCCGCGGCACGGCGTGGGACGCCGATGAGAAAGACCCGTTCGCCAGCATGCTGGCGACGTTTATGCTGGTCGGGCCGCTGCACCCGGACGCCTGGCAGAAGGCCATCGTCCGCGGCAAGGAAGCGCTGGAGGCCGGGCGATCGTGA
- the fmt gene encoding methionyl-tRNA formyltransferase — protein sequence MGTPHYAAVSLRRLLEGPHEVVAVVTRADKARGRGQRMVPSPVKEVALRAGVEVLDPASPRSPQFIDRLRALAPDLGVTVAYGRILPPQVLAIPRLGCINAHGSLLPALRGAAPIERAILEGLTRTGVTIMEMSEGLDEGDILAARSIDIPPDMNAGELRDRMAELSADMLAETVDRYAAGAVPHTPQDHSRATFAPPLRKEEAAIDWAADAAFVARQVRAFAPRPGAFAFDGKTRLKVLDARAVDSTSPANSGTAGGGGTGLAGAGSGGSGLGTSGSGGAAPSGAPGTVLGHSDGGVLVACGRGVLELRTVQPEGKRAMSALDYERGHRTVHGGRVLLPGVAASETRSATVLEPS from the coding sequence ATGGGCACGCCGCATTACGCGGCGGTCTCGCTGCGCCGTCTGCTCGAGGGCCCGCACGAGGTCGTTGCCGTGGTCACGCGCGCCGACAAGGCGCGCGGCCGCGGCCAGCGGATGGTGCCCTCGCCGGTCAAGGAAGTGGCGCTGCGGGCCGGCGTCGAAGTGCTCGACCCGGCCTCGCCGCGTTCGCCGCAGTTCATCGACCGGCTTCGCGCGCTGGCGCCGGATCTCGGCGTGACCGTCGCCTACGGTCGCATTCTCCCGCCGCAGGTGCTGGCCATTCCCCGTCTCGGCTGCATCAACGCGCACGGGTCGCTGCTGCCGGCGCTGCGCGGGGCTGCTCCCATCGAGCGCGCCATTCTCGAAGGCCTGACGCGCACCGGCGTCACCATCATGGAGATGAGCGAAGGGCTCGATGAAGGCGACATCCTCGCCGCGCGCTCGATCGACATCCCGCCCGACATGAACGCGGGCGAGCTGCGCGATCGGATGGCGGAGCTCTCGGCCGACATGCTGGCGGAGACCGTGGATCGCTACGCCGCGGGCGCGGTGCCGCACACGCCGCAGGACCACTCGCGCGCGACCTTCGCACCGCCGCTTCGCAAGGAGGAAGCGGCCATCGACTGGGCTGCCGACGCGGCTTTCGTCGCGCGTCAGGTGCGCGCGTTCGCGCCCCGACCCGGCGCCTTCGCCTTCGACGGCAAGACGCGGCTGAAAGTGCTGGACGCGCGCGCCGTCGACTCCACGTCTCCTGCCAACTCGGGTACGGCCGGTGGCGGCGGCACTGGGCTCGCTGGCGCGGGCTCCGGCGGCAGTGGCTTGGGAACCTCCGGCTCCGGCGGTGCTGCACCGTCTGGCGCGCCAGGGACCGTCCTGGGCCACAGCGACGGCGGCGTGCTGGTGGCGTGCGGGCGCGGCGTGCTCGAGCTGCGCACGGTGCAGCCCGAGGGAAAGCGCGCGATGAGCGCGCTCGACTACGAGCGGGGCCATCGCACCGTGCACGGCGGCCGCGTGCTGCTCCCCGGCGTCGCCGCCAGCGAGACCCGCAGCGCGACGGTGCTCGAGCCGTCGTGA
- a CDS encoding AGE family epimerase/isomerase, which translates to MSAPSTQELQALLRRHVLDVWFPRSLDHEHGGFRCDFDRKWRSCGTHEKLLEFQARQTLFAAEAALADPCDAAVAAAARHGFACLAGTMWDATEGGWFHRCDRAGRVLENHTKHVHGMAYAIAACVAVHRLTCEAAPLRLAQQAFEWLENTAFDREHGGYLQFFTRDGRCIDSASESLWRDRLDPIGTPVGLKDSNTHSDLLEALTSLHSVWPDVTVRTRLVELVTLFEQRLLAHDGALHFFCLRDWTPVPHRVRVGTTLQTAWRLSAARAQAALPFPADDASRRILRYLREHARDRAGGYFLAGEVRPAAAQSAAACAYAWVEHAVAAGGKVWWVQFEALRTIMDQHRQRPRAELHEEYVALWSYIVRAFVDARHGGIYSHGLDLLPWWWPARAPSLPRGQSSKGTAWKDASHEGRALLELIRITTRSGASPPTPAGPGHVTSLAHRNA; encoded by the coding sequence ATGTCCGCGCCCTCGACGCAGGAACTGCAGGCCCTTCTGCGCCGCCACGTCCTCGACGTCTGGTTCCCGCGCTCGCTCGACCACGAGCACGGCGGCTTCCGGTGCGATTTCGACCGGAAGTGGCGCTCCTGTGGCACGCACGAGAAGCTGCTCGAGTTCCAGGCGCGTCAGACGCTGTTCGCTGCCGAAGCCGCTCTGGCCGATCCGTGCGATGCCGCCGTGGCGGCGGCGGCGCGTCACGGCTTCGCCTGCCTGGCCGGCACGATGTGGGACGCGACCGAAGGCGGCTGGTTCCACCGCTGCGACCGCGCCGGGCGCGTACTCGAGAATCACACCAAGCACGTGCACGGAATGGCCTACGCCATCGCGGCCTGCGTGGCGGTGCACCGATTGACCTGCGAGGCTGCGCCTCTGCGCCTGGCGCAGCAGGCATTCGAATGGCTCGAGAACACCGCCTTCGACCGCGAGCACGGCGGCTATCTCCAGTTCTTCACACGCGACGGCCGGTGCATCGATAGCGCCAGCGAATCGCTTTGGCGCGATCGCCTGGATCCGATCGGAACTCCCGTCGGCCTGAAGGATTCGAACACGCACTCCGATCTTCTGGAGGCGCTGACATCGCTGCACTCGGTGTGGCCCGACGTCACGGTGCGCACGCGCCTGGTCGAGCTGGTCACGCTTTTCGAGCAGCGCCTGCTGGCGCACGACGGAGCGCTGCACTTCTTCTGCCTTCGCGATTGGACGCCGGTCCCGCACCGCGTGCGCGTGGGGACCACCCTGCAGACGGCGTGGAGGCTGAGCGCGGCCCGCGCGCAGGCGGCGCTGCCGTTCCCGGCCGACGATGCCAGCCGTCGCATCCTGCGCTACCTTCGCGAGCACGCGCGCGACCGCGCCGGCGGCTATTTCCTGGCGGGCGAGGTGCGACCTGCGGCCGCGCAGTCCGCCGCCGCTTGCGCCTACGCGTGGGTGGAGCACGCGGTTGCCGCGGGCGGAAAGGTCTGGTGGGTGCAGTTCGAAGCGCTGCGGACGATCATGGATCAGCATCGGCAGCGACCGCGCGCGGAGCTGCACGAGGAGTACGTCGCGCTCTGGAGCTACATCGTGCGCGCGTTCGTGGACGCGCGGCACGGCGGGATCTATTCGCACGGCCTCGATCTGCTGCCGTGGTGGTGGCCGGCACGGGCGCCGTCGCTGCCGCGCGGCCAATCGTCCAAAGGCACGGCCTGGAAGGACGCGTCGCATGAAGGACGAGCGCTGCTCGAGCTGATCCGCATCACCACGCGAAGCGGCGCCAGCCCACCAACGCCAGCTGGCCCGGGGCACGTGACGTCATTGGCTCACCGGAATGCGTGA
- the rpe gene encoding ribulose-phosphate 3-epimerase: MPLIAPSILSADFGHLADEVQAVTMAGADWIHVDVMDGHFVPNLTLGPDIVAAIDRATELPLDVHLMITEPHKYVEAFAGAGADYISVHREVVDDIHALFTQIEKAGARPAVAINPATPIDGVEGLLERCAMILVMSVNPGFGAQKFMDVALPKLRTLRELKERRSCDCLLEVDGGIKTDNVHLVLEAGADVVVAGSAVFKSGDYARTIAALRNPA, translated from the coding sequence GTGCCGCTGATCGCACCGTCGATTCTCTCCGCCGACTTCGGGCATCTGGCCGACGAGGTGCAGGCCGTTACCATGGCCGGCGCCGACTGGATCCACGTCGACGTGATGGACGGGCACTTCGTGCCCAACCTCACGCTCGGCCCCGATATCGTCGCCGCCATCGACCGCGCGACCGAGCTGCCGCTCGACGTGCACCTGATGATCACCGAGCCGCACAAGTACGTCGAAGCTTTCGCCGGCGCCGGAGCCGATTACATCAGCGTCCACCGCGAAGTGGTCGACGACATCCACGCCCTGTTCACGCAGATCGAGAAGGCGGGCGCGCGCCCGGCCGTGGCGATCAATCCGGCCACGCCCATCGACGGCGTCGAGGGGCTGCTCGAGCGGTGCGCGATGATCCTGGTGATGAGCGTCAATCCCGGGTTCGGCGCGCAGAAGTTCATGGATGTGGCGCTGCCCAAGCTGCGTACGCTGCGCGAGCTCAAGGAGCGGCGCAGCTGCGATTGCCTGCTCGAGGTCGACGGCGGCATCAAGACCGACAACGTGCATCTGGTGCTGGAGGCGGGCGCCGACGTGGTCGTGGCGGGGTCGGCCGTGTTCAAGAGCGGGGACTACGCCAGGACCATCGCGGCGCTGCGAAATCCTGCCTGA
- a CDS encoding P-II family nitrogen regulator, which produces MKKVEAVIKPFKLDEVKEALGGVGVQGITVSEVKGFGRQRGHTELYRGAEYVVDFLPKVKLEVIVKDDQVDQVVEAITAAARTGRIGDGKIFVTTVDEVVRIRTGETGEAAL; this is translated from the coding sequence ATGAAGAAGGTCGAAGCAGTCATCAAGCCTTTCAAGCTCGACGAGGTGAAAGAGGCGCTCGGAGGGGTCGGGGTTCAGGGCATCACCGTCAGCGAGGTGAAGGGCTTTGGACGGCAGCGGGGACACACCGAGCTGTACCGCGGCGCCGAATACGTCGTCGACTTCCTGCCGAAGGTGAAGCTCGAGGTCATCGTCAAGGACGACCAGGTCGACCAGGTGGTCGAGGCCATCACCGCGGCAGCCCGCACCGGGCGCATCGGAGACGGAAAAATTTTCGTGACCACGGTAGACGAGGTCGTCCGCATCCGCACCGGAGAGACAGGCGAAGCAGCGCTCTAA
- the def gene encoding peptide deformylase → MAVLEVHRYPSRILTQKSQDVRQINARTAKLLNDMVDTMYVNNGIGLAAPQVGVLQRAIVVDTDSDNRGKKLLKILNPVIAASSGSVTWEEGCLSVVNYTAEVRRARHILVKGWTIDHKEIEIEASDLDAVCLQHEIDHLDGTLFIDHISRLKRELYRKRARRLLPSVEEDEQLMAAAANAFRR, encoded by the coding sequence ATGGCCGTTCTGGAAGTCCACCGCTATCCGAGCAGGATCCTGACGCAGAAGTCCCAGGACGTGCGGCAGATCAACGCCCGCACGGCCAAGCTGCTCAACGACATGGTGGACACCATGTACGTGAACAACGGTATCGGGCTGGCCGCTCCGCAGGTGGGAGTGCTCCAGCGCGCCATCGTCGTCGACACCGACTCCGACAATCGCGGCAAGAAGCTGCTGAAGATCCTCAACCCGGTCATCGCCGCCTCCAGCGGCTCGGTCACCTGGGAAGAGGGCTGCCTCAGCGTCGTCAACTACACCGCCGAGGTCCGCCGCGCCCGCCACATCCTGGTCAAGGGCTGGACCATCGATCACAAGGAGATCGAGATCGAGGCGAGCGACCTCGACGCGGTCTGCCTCCAGCACGAGATCGACCACCTCGACGGCACCCTGTTCATCGATCACATTTCGCGCCTCAAGCGCGAGCTGTACCGCAAGCGCGCGCGTCGCCTGCTGCCTTCCGTCGAGGAGGACGAGCAGCTGATGGCCGCCGCCGCCAACGCCTTCCGCCGCTAA
- the rsmB gene encoding 16S rRNA (cytosine(967)-C(5))-methyltransferase RsmB gives MRASAPSDPRVLALEVLLEVGRGARSDEVLSRALDGSTVQGADRALATRLVYGTISRQRTLDHTIAARAGRPVEKLDAPVLAALRLGLFQIAFLDRVPPYAAVSTSVDLVRRHARSASGLVNAVLRSVLRDGMAPAPEGPVAARLGVQCSAPDWLVTMWADELGLAETEQLLAISLEPAPTAYRALRERGEVLALLAESHVTAEPGRFGARAIIVAGEARPVAGMLIPQGEASQLVVEMLAPQPGERVLDACAAPGGKTAYIASCVGEHGSVTAVDESPSMKARIEATLAKAPPAAPVTIVPQSVEEFADDHRGQPFDAVLVDAPCSGLGTLRQHPEIRWRRTATDVADLAMRQHRILQSAASLLRPGGRMVYSTCTISRRENDAVIEAFLRSHGDFTLQPPQALPAHVAALCDAHGALRTFPHRHGIDGFYAVALQRNA, from the coding sequence GTGAGAGCGTCAGCGCCAAGCGACCCGCGCGTTCTGGCACTGGAAGTGCTGCTCGAGGTCGGACGCGGCGCCCGCTCCGACGAGGTGCTTTCGCGCGCGCTCGACGGCAGCACCGTGCAGGGCGCCGATCGCGCGCTGGCCACGCGATTGGTGTACGGCACGATCTCGCGCCAGCGCACGCTCGACCACACCATCGCCGCACGTGCCGGGCGCCCCGTCGAGAAGCTCGACGCGCCGGTGCTCGCGGCGCTTCGGCTCGGCCTGTTCCAGATCGCTTTTCTCGACCGCGTGCCTCCCTATGCGGCCGTCTCCACCAGCGTCGATCTGGTGCGCCGCCACGCGCGCAGCGCCTCGGGCCTGGTCAATGCCGTGCTGCGCAGCGTGCTGCGCGATGGCATGGCGCCGGCGCCGGAGGGCCCGGTTGCAGCACGCCTCGGCGTGCAGTGCTCGGCGCCGGACTGGCTCGTGACGATGTGGGCGGACGAGCTCGGCCTGGCCGAGACCGAGCAGCTCCTGGCGATCAGCCTGGAGCCGGCGCCGACGGCGTACCGTGCGCTGAGAGAGCGCGGCGAGGTGCTGGCGCTGCTGGCCGAGTCGCATGTGACCGCCGAGCCCGGTCGCTTCGGCGCGCGCGCGATCATCGTGGCCGGCGAGGCGCGGCCGGTTGCGGGCATGCTAATCCCGCAAGGCGAAGCCTCTCAGTTGGTCGTCGAGATGCTGGCGCCGCAGCCGGGAGAGCGAGTGCTGGATGCGTGCGCCGCCCCCGGCGGCAAGACCGCCTACATCGCCTCGTGCGTCGGTGAACACGGATCGGTGACCGCCGTCGATGAGTCGCCGAGCATGAAGGCGCGCATCGAGGCCACGCTGGCCAAGGCCCCGCCGGCGGCGCCGGTCACGATCGTTCCGCAGTCGGTGGAGGAATTCGCCGACGACCATCGCGGACAGCCCTTCGATGCCGTGCTCGTGGACGCGCCGTGCTCGGGGCTTGGCACGCTGCGCCAGCACCCGGAGATCCGATGGCGGCGAACCGCCACCGACGTCGCCGACCTGGCGATGCGACAGCACCGCATCCTGCAGAGCGCCGCCAGCCTGCTGCGCCCGGGCGGTCGCATGGTGTACTCCACCTGCACGATCTCGCGGCGCGAGAACGACGCCGTCATCGAGGCATTCCTGCGTTCGCACGGCGATTTCACGCTGCAGCCGCCCCAGGCGCTGCCTGCGCACGTGGCGGCGCTCTGCGACGCGCACGGCGCGCTGCGCACGTTCCCGCACCGGCACGGCATCGACGGCTTCTATGCTGTGGCACTGCAGCGGAATGCGTAG